The following proteins come from a genomic window of Aequorivita marisscotiae:
- a CDS encoding TonB-dependent receptor, translating to MKKILLLGLMLCFGIAQSQSLKGKVTDPNNSPLENVAVFDRTSGNHTHTDASGKFSLENVAENDQISFSILGFNTFEYTVAAKSFSEPINITLNEAAVSLEQVTITPEVNTLSQIVAVDLKTAPVKSSQEILRKVPGLIIGQHAGGGKAEQIFLRGFDIDHGTDINLSVDGMPVNMVSHAHGQGYSDLHFLIPETIEKISFGKGPYNAKYGDFATAGYVAFKTLDKLDKSSISVEYGQFDAFRTVGLFNLMDTKNSNAYVAASLNTFNGPFDSPQNFNRFNMMAKYNLKLPDNQKLQLTASHFQSKWDASGQIPQRAIDAGLIDRFGAIDDTEGGNTSRTNLLINHSKLLSDNKKLETRAYYSHYDFELFSNFTFFLEDPVNGDQIAQREDRNILGFQTEFSDKIYSETIDFKYTAGIGVRYDDVNDVELSHTKNRYEILDRIAFGNVDQINSFAFLNTEIGLGDFKINPALRLDYFKFDYENKLSPTYNNRSESKVFASPKLNFIYSPSRDFQLFLKSGIGFHSNDTRVVVSNDGEDILPAAYGADLGGIYKLTDNLIFNTAIWALYLEQEFVYVGDAGIVEPSGKTRRLGIDFGLRYEATDWLYFYGDANYTYARSTEEPNGADYIPLAPDFTSTGGIAVENLANFSGGLTYRYLKDRAANEDNSIVAEGYFVTDLNINYTFRNFVFGIAIENLFDTEWNETQFATESRLFDEPEAVEEIHFTPGTPFFLRGKITVNF from the coding sequence ATGAAAAAAATACTCTTACTGGGGCTGATGCTATGCTTTGGTATTGCGCAATCGCAATCGCTAAAAGGAAAAGTAACAGACCCCAATAATTCACCTTTAGAAAATGTAGCGGTTTTTGACCGCACCTCGGGCAATCATACCCACACCGACGCCTCTGGAAAATTTTCACTTGAAAATGTAGCCGAAAACGACCAAATAAGCTTTTCAATTTTAGGCTTCAATACTTTTGAATACACCGTAGCTGCCAAAAGTTTTTCGGAACCTATAAACATTACTTTAAACGAAGCCGCAGTTTCTTTAGAACAGGTTACAATCACACCCGAAGTAAACACGCTCAGCCAAATAGTGGCGGTAGATTTAAAGACCGCGCCCGTAAAATCGTCGCAGGAAATATTGCGGAAAGTTCCCGGACTAATCATTGGCCAGCACGCCGGCGGTGGAAAAGCGGAACAAATATTTTTGCGCGGTTTTGATATAGACCACGGAACCGACATCAATCTTTCCGTAGATGGAATGCCCGTAAATATGGTTTCGCACGCACACGGGCAAGGGTACAGCGATTTGCACTTTTTAATCCCGGAAACCATCGAGAAAATTTCCTTCGGAAAAGGTCCATACAACGCGAAATACGGCGATTTTGCCACTGCAGGTTACGTAGCTTTCAAAACCTTGGACAAGCTAGACAAAAGCTCTATTTCTGTGGAATACGGGCAGTTTGATGCTTTTAGGACCGTGGGGCTTTTTAACCTTATGGATACGAAGAATAGCAATGCCTATGTTGCGGCTTCACTCAACACGTTTAACGGTCCGTTTGATTCACCGCAGAATTTCAACCGCTTTAATATGATGGCGAAGTACAATCTGAAATTGCCCGACAACCAAAAACTGCAACTTACCGCTTCGCATTTCCAAAGCAAGTGGGATGCTTCGGGGCAAATTCCGCAGCGCGCCATTGATGCTGGACTGATTGATCGTTTTGGAGCCATTGACGATACCGAAGGCGGAAACACCAGCCGCACCAATTTGTTGATAAACCATTCCAAACTGCTTTCAGACAACAAAAAGTTGGAAACCCGCGCATATTATTCGCATTATGATTTTGAACTGTTTTCAAACTTTACATTTTTCTTGGAAGACCCCGTAAACGGCGACCAAATTGCACAGCGCGAAGACCGAAATATTCTGGGTTTCCAAACGGAGTTTTCAGATAAAATATATTCTGAAACAATTGATTTTAAGTACACCGCAGGAATTGGCGTTCGCTACGACGATGTGAACGACGTGGAACTTTCGCACACCAAAAACCGCTATGAAATCTTGGACCGGATTGCCTTCGGAAATGTGGACCAAATAAACAGTTTCGCCTTTTTAAATACAGAAATTGGTTTGGGCGATTTCAAAATAAATCCTGCGTTGCGATTGGATTATTTCAAATTTGATTACGAAAACAAACTCTCGCCAACCTACAATAACCGAAGTGAAAGCAAAGTTTTCGCCAGTCCGAAATTGAATTTTATTTATAGCCCGAGCCGCGATTTCCAATTGTTTTTGAAATCGGGAATTGGTTTCCATTCCAACGATACCCGTGTGGTTGTTTCCAATGACGGCGAGGATATTTTGCCCGCGGCTTACGGCGCTGATTTGGGCGGAATCTATAAACTGACGGACAATCTAATTTTCAATACAGCTATTTGGGCTTTGTATTTGGAACAGGAATTTGTGTATGTTGGCGATGCCGGGATTGTAGAGCCCAGCGGAAAAACCCGCCGATTAGGCATTGATTTTGGCCTGCGTTACGAAGCAACGGACTGGCTGTATTTTTACGGCGATGCAAACTACACCTACGCCCGAAGCACTGAGGAGCCCAATGGCGCAGACTACATTCCGCTGGCGCCGGATTTTACCTCAACCGGTGGAATTGCAGTTGAAAATCTCGCAAATTTTTCTGGCGGACTTACCTATCGATATCTAAAAGACAGAGCTGCAAACGAAGACAACAGCATTGTTGCCGAAGGTTATTTTGTGACGGATTTAAATATAAATTATACTTTTAGAAACTTTGTTTTTGGAATTGCAATTGAAAATCTCTTCGATACCGAATGGAACGAAACCCAATTTGCAACCGAAAGCCGATTGTTTGACGAACCGGAAGCTGTGGAAGAAATACATTTTACGCCCGGAACGCCGTTTTTTCTAAGAGGAAAGATAACCGTTAA